A stretch of Rhizobium glycinendophyticum DNA encodes these proteins:
- the recA gene encoding recombinase RecA encodes MAQNSLRLVEDKSVDKSKALEAALSQIERSFGKGSIMKLGANESVVEVETVSTGSLSLDIALGIGGLPKGRIIEVYGPESSGKTTLALQTIAEAQKKGGICAFVDAEHALDPVYARKLGVDLQNLLISQPDTGEQALEITDTLVRSGAIDVLVVDSVAALTPRAEIEGEMGDSLPGMQARLMSQALRKLTASISKSKTMVIFINQIRMKIGVMFGSPETTTGGNALKFYASVRLDIRRIGAVKDREEVVGNQTRVKVVKNKMAPPFKQVEFDIMYGEGVSKTGELVDLGVKAGIVEKSGAWFSYNSQRLGQGRENAKLFLRDNPPVAQEIEMALRQNAGLIAEKFLQNGGPDANDGDTAEDL; translated from the coding sequence ATGGCACAGAATTCTTTGCGGCTTGTAGAGGACAAATCGGTGGATAAAAGCAAGGCATTGGAAGCGGCGCTCTCGCAGATCGAACGCTCGTTCGGCAAGGGCTCGATCATGAAGCTCGGCGCGAACGAGAGCGTGGTCGAAGTCGAGACGGTCTCGACGGGGTCGCTCAGCCTCGACATTGCGCTCGGTATCGGCGGTTTGCCGAAGGGCCGTATCATTGAAGTTTACGGGCCTGAAAGCTCGGGTAAGACGACGCTGGCGCTGCAGACGATTGCGGAAGCGCAGAAGAAGGGCGGCATCTGCGCCTTTGTCGACGCTGAACACGCGCTCGATCCAGTCTATGCCCGTAAGCTCGGCGTCGATCTGCAGAATCTTTTGATCTCGCAGCCGGACACGGGCGAACAGGCGCTCGAAATCACCGATACGCTCGTGCGTTCCGGCGCTATTGACGTTCTCGTCGTCGACTCGGTCGCGGCCCTTACCCCGCGGGCTGAAATCGAAGGCGAAATGGGTGACAGCCTGCCGGGCATGCAGGCTCGTTTGATGAGCCAGGCGCTTCGCAAGCTCACGGCTTCGATCTCCAAGTCGAAGACGATGGTTATTTTCATCAACCAGATCCGCATGAAGATCGGTGTCATGTTCGGTTCGCCGGAAACGACGACCGGCGGTAATGCGTTGAAGTTCTACGCCTCGGTGCGCCTCGACATCCGCCGCATCGGTGCGGTCAAGGATCGTGAAGAGGTTGTCGGCAACCAGACCCGCGTCAAGGTCGTCAAGAACAAGATGGCCCCTCCGTTCAAGCAGGTCGAATTCGACATCATGTATGGTGAAGGCGTGTCGAAGACCGGCGAACTGGTCGACCTCGGCGTCAAGGCCGGCATCGTCGAGAAGTCGGGTGCCTGGTTCTCCTACAACAGTCAGCGCCTCGGCCAGGGTCGTGAAAACGCCAAGCTGTTCCTGCGTGACAATCCGCCTGTGGCCCAGGAGATCGAAATGGCGCTCCGTCAGAATGCCGGTTTGATTGCCGAGAAGTTCCTGCAGAATGGTGGTCCCGACGCCAATGACGGGGACACTGCCGAAGATCTCTGA
- a CDS encoding carbohydrate kinase family protein — protein sequence MTIEILAVGGAHLDRRARISGDTKPGASNPGRWFEEPGGGVFNAARNLARLGRAVRLIAPRGGDAAGQAVADAAERAGIEDWPVVFLDRATPSYTAILENDGNLVIALADMALYDAFVARRLRARSMRESLTVARHLLCDANLPPETLSALAASAARLGRGVSAIAISPAKVVRLRGAFPHLDHLFMNGAEAEAIAGIRADQPEDWPTLLRACGLRGGSVTSGSGRTIAFDAERIAVIEPATIKTIGDVTGAGDAFASGFLHARLAGGDLCEALRLGTACAAITLASPHATDENLSAARLDTQLSLVPPARFLP from the coding sequence ATGACCATCGAAATCCTTGCTGTTGGCGGTGCCCATCTCGACCGCCGCGCCCGTATCTCAGGCGACACCAAACCGGGCGCCAGCAATCCCGGGCGCTGGTTCGAGGAGCCAGGTGGCGGCGTCTTCAATGCAGCCCGCAACCTCGCCCGTCTCGGCCGCGCTGTGCGGCTGATCGCGCCACGCGGCGGCGACGCGGCCGGCCAGGCGGTTGCGGACGCAGCAGAACGCGCCGGCATCGAGGACTGGCCCGTCGTGTTCCTCGATAGGGCGACCCCGAGCTACACGGCCATTCTGGAGAATGACGGAAACCTCGTCATCGCGCTTGCCGACATGGCCCTTTACGATGCCTTCGTCGCAAGGCGGCTAAGAGCGCGCTCGATGCGCGAGAGCCTCACGGTGGCCCGCCACCTGCTCTGCGACGCGAACCTGCCGCCGGAAACCCTCTCGGCACTCGCAGCTTCGGCAGCCCGGCTCGGGCGCGGCGTGTCCGCCATTGCCATCTCGCCGGCCAAAGTCGTCCGGTTGCGGGGGGCCTTCCCGCATCTCGATCACCTCTTCATGAACGGCGCCGAGGCCGAAGCGATTGCCGGCATAAGGGCGGACCAGCCGGAAGACTGGCCAACTCTCCTGCGCGCCTGCGGCTTGCGCGGAGGTTCGGTCACGTCGGGCAGCGGACGCACGATTGCGTTCGATGCGGAGCGCATTGCCGTCATCGAACCTGCCACGATCAAGACAATCGGCGATGTCACCGGGGCCGGCGACGCCTTCGCCTCGGGCTTCCTGCATGCAAGGCTTGCCGGCGGCGACCTTTGCGAAGCGCTACGCCTCGGCACCGCCTGCGCCGCCATTACCCTTGCCTCTCCCCATGCGACCGATGAAAATCTGTCGGCAGCCCGGCTCGACACGCAGTTGTCACTTGTCCCGCCGGCCCGTTTCCTGCCATGA
- a CDS encoding pseudouridine-5'-phosphate glycosidase: MTRSISPLLPIAYSSEVTAAKQRGAAIVALESTIITHGMPYPGNLEMALSVENIIRQQGAVPATIAVIKGVLHIGLEPAQLEELAQMEHVMKLSRADLAFAIAERRNGATTVAATMIAAYRAGIHVFATGGIGGVHRGAEESFDISADLEELARTGVIVVSAGPKAILDIPKTLEVLETRGVPVVTYDSEEFPAFWSRSSGLKSPLSLPSPAAIANFQKMRDELGIAGGMLIANPVPEADEIPREEMEIYISRSLANAERDEIVGKAVTPYLLDNLFHLTGGRSLKTNIALVENNARLAAEIAVALNS, encoded by the coding sequence ATGACCCGTTCCATCTCCCCCCTCCTGCCGATCGCTTATTCCAGCGAAGTGACGGCTGCCAAGCAGCGTGGTGCTGCCATCGTCGCGCTCGAATCCACCATCATTACTCATGGCATGCCCTATCCCGGCAATCTGGAGATGGCGCTGAGCGTCGAAAATATCATCCGCCAGCAGGGCGCAGTCCCTGCCACCATCGCCGTCATTAAGGGCGTGCTGCATATCGGACTTGAGCCGGCCCAACTGGAAGAGCTGGCACAGATGGAACACGTGATGAAGCTGTCGCGCGCCGATCTGGCCTTTGCCATCGCCGAACGCCGCAATGGCGCGACCACCGTCGCCGCGACCATGATTGCCGCCTATCGCGCCGGCATCCATGTCTTTGCCACCGGCGGCATCGGCGGCGTCCATCGCGGCGCCGAAGAAAGCTTCGACATTTCCGCCGACCTCGAGGAACTTGCCCGCACCGGCGTCATCGTCGTCTCCGCCGGTCCGAAGGCGATCCTCGACATCCCGAAGACCTTGGAAGTGCTCGAAACCCGCGGCGTTCCCGTCGTCACCTATGACAGCGAGGAGTTCCCGGCTTTCTGGTCGCGCAGTTCAGGTCTCAAGAGCCCGCTCAGCCTGCCGAGCCCTGCGGCCATCGCCAACTTCCAAAAGATGCGCGACGAACTCGGCATTGCAGGCGGTATGCTGATCGCCAATCCCGTTCCCGAGGCGGACGAAATCCCGCGCGAGGAGATGGAGATCTATATCAGCCGCTCGCTCGCCAATGCCGAGCGCGACGAAATCGTCGGCAAGGCGGTTACCCCCTATCTGCTCGACAACCTCTTCCACCTGACCGGCGGCCGCAGCCTCAAGACCAATATCGCCCTGGTCGAGAACAATGCCCGCCTCGCCGCCGAAATCGCCGTCGCGCTGAACAGCTGA
- the cckA gene encoding cell cycle histidine kinase CckA, with product MTRELNDRDGDSPLVDRRGGIGAALRILLLALVLLAAAAAFVVFRDQLDNQVVLGVLGILAMMGIFFIVSAVIGFVEVMPQPHGDGLARHFLASQPEGTLITDAEGRIVFANAAYGAMTGAKKATEVQTLEALLSRYRESSEALYRLTNGLREGRESYEEFRLLKPIGSLTANGSGAHWYRLKARLLPGEGRGRSLHVWQISDITSERDDQERFFKELQHAIDYLDHAPAGFFSAGRKGEIYYLNATLAEWLGVDLTQFSPGSMSISDLVAGEGMALINSVQAEPGQARTETLDLDLRRVNGQSLPVRLVHRVRAARDGAPGESRSIVLARQQGEGSDQSDSVASMRFTRFFNNTPMAIASVDGEGRILRTNAPFMKLFADIISRDEIERHGRIEVVLHESEREAFQAALAAAMDRQVDITPIDSRHPTNDTRHFRFYVNAVIDQSDEAPEEAAIVYAVDVTDQKALEAQMAQTQKMNAVGTLAGGIAHDFNNVLTAILLSSDHLLLQARPSDASFADLMEIKRNANRAAVLVRQLLAFSRKQTMRPSVLNLTDVIGDLRMLVDRLISGSNVKLKVEYGRDLWPVKTDLSQFEQVLINLCVNARDAMPQGGTITVSTRNVSGDEAADFGYRGLPAEEMVLVEVADTGTGIAPEIMDKIFEPFFTTKEVGKGTGLGLAMVYGIVKQSGGYIYPESEVGKGTAFRIFLPRHIPEVAVVSEEAKAAAVAASGNLPPATPSNAADPSADGKDLTGKSAVVLLVEDEEAVRRGGKRMLETRGYTVHEAGSGVEALDIMDELNGEVDIVVSDVVMPEMDGPTLLTELRKKYPDLKFIFVSGYAEDAFARNLPADAKFGFLPKPFSLKQLAVAVREMLDGDG from the coding sequence ATGACACGAGAGCTCAACGACCGCGACGGAGACAGCCCGCTGGTTGATCGCCGGGGTGGAATTGGTGCCGCGCTGCGCATCCTCTTGCTTGCGCTGGTGCTGCTCGCAGCCGCTGCAGCCTTCGTCGTGTTCCGCGACCAGTTGGACAACCAGGTCGTCCTCGGGGTACTCGGTATTCTGGCGATGATGGGGATTTTCTTCATCGTCTCGGCGGTGATCGGCTTTGTTGAGGTCATGCCGCAGCCGCATGGTGACGGTCTGGCCCGGCACTTCCTTGCGAGCCAGCCGGAGGGTACGCTGATCACCGACGCCGAAGGGCGGATCGTCTTTGCCAATGCCGCTTATGGTGCCATGACCGGCGCGAAGAAGGCGACGGAGGTGCAGACGCTGGAGGCTCTTCTGTCGCGGTACCGCGAGTCGAGCGAAGCGCTTTACCGCTTGACCAACGGATTGCGCGAGGGCCGCGAAAGCTACGAGGAATTCCGCCTGCTGAAGCCGATCGGCAGCCTGACGGCAAACGGTTCCGGCGCGCATTGGTACCGGCTGAAAGCGCGACTTTTGCCGGGTGAGGGTCGTGGCCGTAGTCTTCATGTCTGGCAGATCTCCGACATTACGTCCGAGCGGGACGATCAGGAGCGCTTCTTCAAGGAACTGCAGCACGCGATCGACTATCTTGATCATGCGCCGGCCGGCTTTTTCTCCGCCGGCCGCAAGGGCGAAATCTATTATCTCAACGCGACGCTCGCCGAATGGTTGGGCGTCGATCTGACCCAGTTCAGCCCGGGTTCGATGTCGATCAGCGATCTCGTTGCCGGTGAAGGCATGGCGTTGATCAACTCGGTCCAGGCGGAGCCCGGCCAGGCGCGGACGGAAACGCTCGATCTCGATCTCCGCCGGGTGAACGGTCAAAGCCTGCCGGTGCGTCTGGTGCACCGGGTTCGCGCTGCCCGTGACGGCGCGCCGGGCGAAAGTCGGTCGATCGTGCTCGCCCGCCAGCAGGGCGAAGGTTCCGACCAGTCCGATTCCGTTGCCTCGATGCGCTTTACGCGCTTCTTCAACAATACGCCGATGGCGATTGCTTCGGTTGATGGCGAAGGCCGCATTCTGCGCACCAATGCGCCGTTCATGAAGCTTTTCGCCGACATCATCTCGCGCGATGAAATCGAGCGGCACGGCCGTATCGAGGTCGTCCTGCACGAGAGCGAGCGCGAAGCCTTTCAAGCGGCTTTGGCAGCTGCCATGGACCGGCAGGTCGACATCACGCCTATCGACAGCCGTCACCCGACCAATGACACCAGGCATTTCCGCTTCTACGTCAATGCGGTGATTGACCAAAGCGACGAGGCGCCGGAAGAGGCCGCGATCGTTTATGCGGTCGACGTGACCGACCAGAAGGCGCTTGAGGCGCAGATGGCGCAGACGCAGAAGATGAATGCGGTGGGAACGCTTGCTGGCGGCATTGCGCATGACTTCAACAACGTGCTGACGGCGATCCTATTGTCGTCCGACCACCTGCTTTTGCAGGCCCGGCCTTCGGATGCCAGCTTTGCCGATCTCATGGAGATCAAGCGCAACGCCAATCGCGCGGCAGTCCTCGTGCGTCAGCTCCTCGCCTTTTCGCGCAAGCAGACGATGCGGCCGAGCGTGCTGAATTTGACCGATGTCATCGGAGACCTGCGCATGCTGGTCGACCGGCTGATTTCCGGTTCGAACGTCAAGCTCAAGGTCGAATATGGCCGTGACCTCTGGCCGGTCAAAACCGATCTGTCGCAGTTCGAGCAGGTGCTTATCAATCTCTGCGTCAATGCACGGGACGCTATGCCACAAGGCGGCACGATCACCGTGTCGACGCGCAACGTCAGCGGTGACGAGGCTGCGGATTTTGGCTATCGCGGTTTGCCGGCGGAAGAGATGGTGCTGGTTGAAGTGGCCGACACCGGAACCGGCATCGCGCCCGAGATCATGGACAAGATCTTCGAGCCCTTTTTCACCACCAAGGAAGTCGGCAAGGGCACCGGGCTTGGGCTCGCCATGGTCTATGGCATCGTCAAGCAATCGGGCGGCTACATCTATCCGGAATCGGAAGTGGGTAAGGGGACCGCGTTTCGCATTTTCCTGCCGCGCCATATTCCCGAGGTTGCCGTTGTTTCCGAGGAAGCCAAGGCTGCGGCGGTTGCTGCGTCCGGCAATCTCCCGCCTGCCACACCCTCAAATGCCGCCGATCCGTCGGCCGATGGCAAGGATCTTACTGGCAAGTCGGCCGTGGTCCTTCTTGTCGAGGACGAGGAGGCCGTGCGGCGCGGCGGCAAGCGCATGCTGGAAACGCGGGGCTATACCGTCCACGAGGCGGGATCGGGCGTCGAGGCGCTCGATATCATGGACGAGCTCAACGGAGAGGTGGACATTGTCGTCTCCGACGTGGTCATGCCGGAGATGGACGGGCCTACCCTGCTCACCGAACTCAGAAAGAAATATCCTGATCTGAAGTTCATCTTCGTCTCGGGTTATGCCGAAGATGCCTTTGCTCGCAACCTGCCTGCCGATGCCAAATTCGGCTTCCTGCCGAAGCCCTTCTCGCTAAAGCAGTTGGCCGTTGCGGTGCGCGAAATGCTCGATGGTGATGGCTGA
- the dksA gene encoding RNA polymerase-binding protein DksA, whose amino-acid sequence MSEKINLSNYVLSEDDEFMNANQRAYFRAKLIAWKNDILREARETLEHLAEESANHPDLADRASSETDRAIELRARDRQRKLISKIDAALQRIEDGTYGYCEETGEPIGLKRLDARPIATLSIEAQERHERREKVYRDE is encoded by the coding sequence TTGAGTGAGAAGATCAATCTTAGCAATTATGTGCTCTCGGAAGACGATGAGTTCATGAACGCGAACCAGCGGGCCTATTTCAGGGCAAAGCTGATCGCCTGGAAAAACGACATTCTCCGCGAAGCGCGCGAGACCCTCGAACACCTCGCAGAAGAAAGCGCCAATCATCCGGATCTCGCCGACCGGGCTTCTTCAGAAACCGACCGTGCCATTGAACTCAGAGCCCGCGACCGTCAGCGCAAGCTGATCTCGAAGATCGACGCGGCGCTGCAGCGTATCGAAGACGGCACTTACGGCTACTGCGAAGAGACAGGCGAGCCGATCGGCCTGAAGCGGCTGGATGCGCGCCCAATCGCGACGTTGTCGATCGAGGCGCAGGAGCGTCACGAGCGCCGGGAAAAGGTCTATCGCGACGAATAA
- a CDS encoding SixA phosphatase family protein: MTPSILVPKRIYLLRHAKSGWAEPGGRDFDRSLSDAGFAEAELLAETAADRNYRPDLVIASTAKRCRQTAEALNRVFSGLVEFRYVDELYNAPAETYLEIMSSTRGIPALMLVGHNPAIEEVFANLCGNETVARTVPEGYPTAGLAVIDAVDDSWRLRDFVVG; the protein is encoded by the coding sequence ATGACGCCTTCGATCTTGGTTCCCAAACGCATCTATCTGCTGCGGCATGCAAAATCCGGTTGGGCAGAGCCCGGTGGCCGGGATTTCGACCGCAGCCTATCTGATGCCGGATTTGCCGAAGCGGAGCTGCTCGCCGAGACGGCAGCAGACCGGAACTACCGTCCCGATCTCGTCATCGCATCCACCGCCAAGCGTTGCCGGCAGACGGCGGAGGCCCTCAACCGGGTCTTCTCCGGCCTGGTCGAATTCCGCTATGTCGACGAACTCTACAACGCACCGGCCGAAACCTATCTTGAGATCATGAGCTCGACCCGGGGCATCCCGGCCTTGATGCTGGTCGGGCACAATCCCGCGATCGAGGAGGTTTTTGCCAACCTCTGCGGCAACGAAACCGTCGCCCGAACCGTGCCGGAAGGTTACCCCACTGCCGGCCTTGCGGTCATTGATGCCGTAGACGACAGCTGGCGCCTGCGCGATTTCGTCGTCGGCTGA
- a CDS encoding YcjX family protein: MPPSLTSLTDEAAIAFDNLTDRAAHLINPTIRLGVTGLSRAGKTVFISSLVHNLLHGGRLPLFEPLRAGRITATSLQEQPDDAVPRFRYEDHIRALVDDRIWPDSTRAISELRLTIEYRSASAWSRMLSPGRLSIDIVDYPGEWLLDLPLLGQDYRSFSEATTTLARTGIRAELSRPWLDLAETIDPDAPADEMTARRLAEAFAEYLRHCKSDERSLSTLPPGRFLMPGDLEGSPALTFAPLPALPEGRAPKGSLRAMMERRFEAYKSVVVKPFFREHFARLDRQIVLVDALQAINRGPEAVQDLERALAEVLACFRAGSNSFLTSLVRRRIDRVLVAATKADHLHHESHDRLEILTRRLVNRAIRSIDMNGAGIEVMALASVRATREANVKQDGHDLPVIVGTPMAGERIGQETFDGNRKTAVFPGDLPQDPEAYFRSVDQGDASVLPDLSIVRFRPPHLDEKAGITLSVPHIRLDRALQFLLGDRLT, encoded by the coding sequence ATGCCTCCCTCCCTAACCAGCCTGACCGATGAAGCCGCGATCGCCTTCGACAATCTGACGGACCGTGCGGCCCATTTGATCAACCCGACGATCCGCCTCGGCGTCACGGGCCTGTCGCGCGCCGGCAAAACGGTCTTCATCTCGTCGCTGGTGCACAACCTGCTGCATGGCGGCCGTCTTCCACTGTTCGAGCCGCTGCGGGCCGGCCGCATAACGGCAACGTCGCTGCAGGAGCAGCCCGACGACGCCGTGCCGCGTTTCCGGTATGAGGACCATATTCGCGCGCTGGTGGACGACCGCATCTGGCCGGACTCGACGCGCGCCATTTCCGAGCTTCGGCTGACCATCGAGTACCGCAGCGCCAGCGCCTGGAGCCGCATGCTGTCCCCCGGTCGCCTGTCGATCGACATCGTCGACTATCCAGGCGAATGGCTGCTCGACCTGCCGTTGCTCGGTCAGGACTATCGGAGTTTTTCCGAAGCGACGACGACCCTCGCTCGAACCGGGATCCGCGCTGAGCTCTCCCGTCCCTGGCTGGACCTCGCCGAAACCATAGACCCGGACGCGCCCGCAGACGAGATGACGGCTCGGCGACTGGCGGAAGCCTTCGCCGAATACCTGCGCCACTGCAAGTCGGACGAGCGTTCGCTTTCCACCCTGCCGCCTGGCCGTTTCCTGATGCCGGGCGACCTCGAAGGATCCCCTGCCCTCACATTCGCCCCGCTTCCCGCACTCCCCGAAGGACGGGCCCCGAAAGGCTCGCTCCGGGCGATGATGGAGCGCCGCTTCGAGGCCTACAAATCGGTGGTGGTGAAGCCATTCTTCCGCGAACATTTCGCGCGGCTCGATCGCCAAATCGTCCTTGTCGACGCGCTACAGGCGATCAATCGTGGCCCGGAGGCCGTCCAGGATCTGGAGCGGGCGCTCGCGGAAGTGCTCGCCTGCTTCCGCGCCGGTTCGAACTCTTTCCTCACCTCGCTCGTGCGTCGTCGCATCGACCGCGTGCTGGTCGCCGCCACCAAGGCGGATCACCTGCATCATGAAAGCCATGATCGGCTGGAAATACTGACTCGTCGCCTCGTCAATCGCGCGATCCGCAGCATCGACATGAACGGCGCAGGCATCGAGGTCATGGCGCTTGCCTCCGTGCGCGCCACCCGCGAAGCAAACGTCAAGCAGGACGGCCACGACCTGCCCGTCATCGTGGGCACTCCGATGGCCGGGGAGCGGATCGGCCAGGAAACCTTCGACGGCAACCGGAAGACCGCCGTTTTCCCCGGCGACCTGCCGCAGGATCCGGAAGCCTATTTTCGCTCTGTCGACCAGGGCGATGCATCTGTTTTGCCGGACCTCAGTATCGTCCGTTTCCGCCCGCCCCATCTCGACGAAAAGGCTGGCATCACGCTTTCGGTGCCGCATATCCGCCTCGACAGGGCATTGCAATTTCTGCTGGGGGACCGCCTCACATGA
- a CDS encoding YcjF family protein has translation MTKRTGQDETSRASAPGRTPTAFTVEPDTTRIENRRVEKTSRAPRSFSGEIEIVPDERDPFTGAASEAESLPVALPRRRRFSFARIAIGAFGFLLSLAFGLWVDRLIRDLFSRADWLGYTAIAVLAVGISALIIAVGREVAGLYRLDAVQNLKADAQVAASSMKRKDATAVVNRLSSLVAHRPETARGRKTLKSVEEDIIDAPQLIDLAERELLGPLDIKARALILTSSKRVSVVTAVSPRALVDLAYVLFEVVRLVRAMAELYGGRPGSLGMLRLLKDVFAHLAVTGSIAIGDGLAQQVLGHGLAARLSSRLGEGVINGLMTARIGIAAMDLCRPLPFRASKRPGISDFIGDLTPSMTGKSDGGTA, from the coding sequence ATGACCAAGAGAACCGGACAGGACGAAACGTCCCGCGCATCCGCGCCGGGCCGCACACCGACAGCCTTCACCGTCGAGCCTGACACGACGCGAATCGAGAACCGCCGGGTCGAGAAGACTAGCCGCGCGCCGCGCAGCTTTTCCGGCGAGATCGAGATTGTGCCGGATGAACGAGATCCTTTCACCGGCGCCGCAAGCGAGGCCGAGAGTTTGCCGGTCGCGCTTCCGCGTCGACGCCGCTTTTCCTTCGCCCGTATCGCAATCGGTGCATTTGGCTTCCTGCTTTCGCTCGCCTTTGGGCTCTGGGTCGACCGCCTGATCCGCGATCTCTTCTCCCGTGCCGACTGGCTCGGCTATACGGCTATCGCAGTGCTCGCAGTCGGCATTTCTGCCCTGATCATCGCCGTCGGGCGGGAGGTCGCGGGGCTCTATCGGCTGGACGCGGTGCAGAACCTCAAAGCCGATGCGCAGGTGGCGGCATCAAGCATGAAGCGCAAGGACGCCACCGCCGTCGTCAACCGCCTGTCGAGCCTTGTCGCCCATCGTCCGGAAACGGCGCGCGGTCGTAAGACATTAAAATCTGTCGAGGAAGACATCATCGACGCGCCGCAGCTGATCGATCTTGCCGAACGGGAATTGCTCGGCCCGCTCGACATCAAAGCCCGTGCGCTGATTCTGACTTCCTCCAAAAGGGTCTCCGTCGTGACCGCTGTCAGCCCGCGGGCGCTGGTCGATCTGGCCTATGTCCTGTTCGAGGTGGTGCGACTGGTGCGAGCCATGGCCGAGCTTTACGGGGGGCGGCCGGGCTCCCTCGGCATGCTGCGGCTGCTGAAAGATGTTTTTGCCCATCTCGCCGTGACCGGTTCGATCGCGATCGGCGACGGGTTGGCGCAACAGGTGCTCGGCCATGGACTTGCCGCCCGACTATCGAGCCGCCTCGGCGAAGGCGTGATCAACGGATTGATGACGGCCCGCATCGGGATCGCCGCCATGGACCTCTGCAGACCGCTGCCTTTCCGCGCCAGCAAACGCCCCGGAATCAGCGATTTCATCGGCGACCTGACACCAAGCATGACCGGTAAAAGTGACGGCGGGACCGCCTGA
- the folK gene encoding 2-amino-4-hydroxy-6-hydroxymethyldihydropteridine diphosphokinase, with protein sequence MNSSERNAWHFATLGLGGNIGDPQAAMAEALRRLDSRDDCRVTEVSRLYRTPPWGKTDQADFYNCCAAVETLLDPQALLFACLEIERDMKRVRIERWGPRTIDIDILTYEAIALHTEHLTIPHPRMTERAFVLMPLADFAGDMTVSQRSVADWLAQADGAGIAVANENRAWWRG encoded by the coding sequence TTGAACAGTTCAGAACGTAACGCGTGGCACTTCGCCACGCTCGGTCTTGGTGGCAATATTGGCGATCCGCAGGCCGCGATGGCAGAGGCGCTGCGCCGCCTCGACAGTCGCGACGACTGTCGCGTGACCGAGGTGTCGCGGCTTTACCGCACGCCGCCTTGGGGAAAGACCGACCAGGCGGATTTCTACAATTGCTGTGCGGCTGTCGAGACCCTGCTCGATCCGCAGGCGCTGCTTTTCGCGTGTCTGGAAATCGAACGGGATATGAAGCGGGTGCGCATCGAGCGCTGGGGACCGCGAACGATCGATATTGATATCCTGACCTATGAGGCGATAGCGCTGCATACCGAGCACTTGACGATCCCGCATCCACGCATGACGGAGCGTGCCTTCGTGCTGATGCCGCTTGCCGATTTCGCTGGCGACATGACCGTGTCTCAACGCAGTGTGGCTGACTGGCTGGCCCAGGCAGATGGTGCTGGCATTGCCGTTGCAAACGAAAACCGCGCCTGGTGGCGCGGTTGA
- the folB gene encoding dihydroneopterin aldolase, translated as MSGIFTITLKNCAFYAHHGVFPEEGVLGQRFFVDAEFDVDALEAAETDTLEGTVHYGIAFEIIQEIVTGSRRQLIEALALAIARGLLDRFPGMLRCRITVRKPSAPIAGILDHVQVSVEQFRT; from the coding sequence ATGAGCGGCATTTTTACGATCACCCTGAAGAACTGCGCCTTCTATGCCCATCACGGCGTCTTTCCCGAGGAGGGCGTGCTCGGTCAGCGCTTTTTCGTCGATGCGGAGTTCGATGTTGATGCGCTAGAGGCTGCGGAGACGGATACGCTCGAGGGGACGGTGCATTACGGCATCGCCTTCGAGATTATCCAGGAGATCGTGACTGGCAGCCGCCGGCAGTTGATCGAGGCGCTGGCGCTGGCAATCGCCCGCGGGCTTCTTGATCGTTTTCCCGGAATGCTGCGCTGCCGGATCACCGTGCGCAAGCCCAGTGCCCCGATCGCCGGGATCCTAGACCATGTGCAGGTGAGTGTTGAACAGTTCAGAACGTAA